A section of the Streptomyces xinghaiensis S187 genome encodes:
- a CDS encoding putative leader peptide has translation MKRQADLTKRRAVDLCRVAAMLCRSL, from the coding sequence ATGAAGCGACAGGCGGATCTCACGAAGCGGCGGGCAGTCGACCTGTGCCGTGTCGCCGCCATGCTGTGTCGCTCTCTCTGA